In Necator americanus strain Aroian chromosome IV, whole genome shotgun sequence, the following proteins share a genomic window:
- a CDS encoding hypothetical protein (NECATOR_CHRIV.G14577.T4), with protein MTKDEKKLEKNEEENKEKKVSIAQLFRYATYKELVLLFIGIGVSLVTGAGLPLMSILQGRVTQAFVNEQMYRTNTTPGPSFHYNDTDFNHDIMNAVYGYTGMALGMFLAANIQVSCFLIVCEQMSNRIRRKFVQAILRQDIPWFDKNNSGTLATKLFDNLERVKEGTGDKIGLMFQYTSQFLTGFVIAFTHSWKLTLVMLAVTPLQALCGFGIAKSMSTFTIAETIKYAKAGKIVEQAISSIRTVCALNGLHFEIGRYKTALLEARRAGILKNLFVGISFCLMGLVNFSSFALAFYVGITWAVDGELKLQDLMTTFFSVMMGSLALGQAGPQFAVLGVAQGAAASIYEVLDREPEIDSSSKSGRRDLKIKGNIEVKDVVFNYPSRPDVPVLKKLSLSVKAGETIALVGSSGCGKSTIVSLLLRYYDVIGGEIIIDGVPISQINIEYLRNQIAVVSQEPILFNCSIEENIRYGKFDLTHQELAAACRMANVEQFINTLPQGYQTIVGDRGTQLSGGQKQRVAIARALVRDPKILLLDEATSALDAESESVVQRALDKASVGRTTIIIAHRLSTIKNAHKIIAMKAGEVVEFGTHYELLANKGLYYDLVNAQRFTDAVDDVDAHVEVEDHVANMRRASLVSRELSVQAVNDMQIKMRAATIMTMDGQEQDETKEKKDDITRLKKEMKDEGVKKTNLLQIFTYAKPHWMPLVVGLTACTIGGLVYPTYSVIFMQVISSFSNTSTLLSTGHFWALMFLVLAFVQGTTMFSQTFFMGLGAENLTMDLRSKLFSNILSQDMGYFDSPLHACGKICTRLASDVPNLRSAIDFRLSTVVSTLIAIVAGIVLAFIYGWQMAFLVPMSRPLHLRRVRLLPTAPMVLDNRFESEFTVESIERTQRILKTQESFASAVVYVLNCCSYRLGLYLVLHSIMLPMKVLRVMYAITISSTTLGFASSYFPEYMKATFAGGIIFNMLDQKPKIDNLSNEGKREKLSGAVTFKNVRFSYPERPQLEILKGLSFTARPGETLALVGPSGCGKSTVVSLIERFYDIKSGEVLLDSHDIRTLNPCHTRSQIAIVSQEPILFDCSIADNIAYGLEQRPSQPEIEEAAKKANIHTFISQLPDGYNTPVGDKGTQLSGGQKQRIAIARALVRSPKILLLDEATSALDTESEKIVQEALDRAREGRTCIVIAHRLSTVVNADQIAVVKGGVIVEQGSHNELMAKRGSYFELTQKQLVKASSD; from the exons ATGAC gaaagatgagaagaaaCTCGAAAAGAACGAGGAAGAGAACAAGGAGAAGAAAGTTTCAATTGCACAGTTG TTTCGCTACGCCACCTATAAAGAATTGGTTCTACTCTTTATTGGAATCGGAGTTTCGTTAGTGACAGGTGCTGGCCTGCCCTTGATGTCTATACTTCAAGGACGTGTGACACAAGCTTTTGTAAATGAACAAATGTACAGGACGAATACTACTCCAG GGCCAAGTTTCCACTACAACGACACTGACTTCAATCACGATATCATGAATGCCGTGTACGGCTACACGGGGATGGCTCTTGGAATGTTCTTAGCTGCTAATATTCAG GTTTCATGTTTCTTGATAGTTTGCGAGCAAATGAGCAATCGAATTCGTCGGAAGTTCGTTCAAGCGATTCTTCGACAGGACATCCCATGGTTTGATAAAAACAACAGTGGCACGTTAGCTACTAAACTGTTCGA CAATCTCGAACGAGTGAAAGAAGGAACTGGCGACAAGATCGGACTTATGTTCCAGTACACCAGTCAATTCCTAACTG gtTTCGTCATTGCTTTCACACACAGCTGGAAGCTAACACTGGTAATGCTGGCTGTTACACCACTCCAAGCGCTGTGTGGTTTCGGTATCGCTAAA TCAATGTCCACATTCACTATCGCGGAAACAATAAAGTACGCAAAAGCTGGGAAAATCGTGGAACAAGCGATCTCTTCAATTCGTACGGTATGCGCATTGAACGGATTGCACTTTGAGATTGGAAG GTATAAGACGGCTCTTCTTGAAGCTCGTCGTGCTGGTATTCTGAAGAATCTTTTCGTCGGCATATCTTTTTGCCTCATGGGCCTAGTgaacttttcatcttttgcttTGGCTTTTTACGTTGGAATAACATGGGCAGTGGATGGTGAGCTCAAACTACAGGACCTCATGACT ACGTTCTTTTCGGTGATGATGGGCTCACTCGCCTTGGGACAGGCTGGGCCTCAATTCGCAGTTCTGGGAGTTGCTCAAGGAGCCGCAGCCAGCATTTACGAAGTGCTTGACCGG GAACCGGAAATAGATTCATCAAGCAAGTCAGGCCGCCGCGATCTTAAAATCAAAGGCAACATCGAAGTCAAGGACGTTGTGTTTAACTATCCATCCCGACCAGATGTTCCA GTTCTGAAGAAACTGTCACTTAGTGTAAAGGCTGGTGAGACAATTGCACTAGTCGGATCGAGTGGTTGTGGAAAAAGTACGATCGTCAGCTTACTTCTGCGATACTATGATGTTATAGGAGGAGAG ATAATCATAGACGGCGTTCCAATTTCACAGATAAATATCGAATACCTCAGGAATCAGATTGCAGTTGTGTCACAAGAACCAATTCTCTTCAACTGTTCCATCGAGGAAAACATACGG TACGGGAAATTCGATCTTACTCACCAGGAACTTGCAGCTGCTTGCAGAATGGCAAATGTGGAACAGTTCATTAACACGCTTCCGCAA GGCTACCAAACAATCGTCGGCGATCGAGGTACGCAGTTGTCAGGAGGACAGAAGCAACGAGTCGCTATAGCAAGAGCGCTGGTGCGAGATCCTAAAATTCTGCTTTTGGATGAGGCTACCAGTGCACTTGATGCTGAGAGTGAATCAGTGGTACAGAGGGCTCTTGACAAG gCATCGGTTGGTCGTACAACGATTATAATTGCACATCGACTGTCGACAATAAAGAATGCTCACAAGATTATTGCTATGAAG GCAGGTGAGGTTGTGGAATTCGGTACACACTATGAGCTTTTAGCAAACAAAGGCCTCTACTACGATCTCGTCAACGCACAAAGGTTTACCGATGCTGTCGACGATGTCGACG CGCATGTTGAAGTTGAAGACCATGTTGCTAATATGCGACGAGCAAGTCTTGTTTCAAGGGAACTATCAGTTCAAGCAGTGAACGATATGCAG ATAAAAATGAGAGCCGCCACAATAATGACGATGGATGGGCAGGAACAGGACGAaacaaaggagaagaaagatgaTATTACTCGGCTCAAAAAAG aaatgaaaGATGAAGGTGTGAAAAAGACGAATCTGCTCCAAATTTTTACCTACGCAAAGCCTCATTGGATGCCCCTCGTTGTCGGACTTACAGCATGCACTATTGGAGGATTAGTTTATCCTACCTATTCTGTGATATTCATGCAAGTGATCTCG TCCTTCTCGAACACTTCGACACTGCTATCCACCGGTCACTTCTGGGCTCTCATGTTTCTGGTGTTGGCTTTTGTCCAGGGGACAACAATGTTTTCACAG ACATTTTTCATGGGACTTGGAGCGGAAAACCTCACCATGGACTTGCGATCGAAGctattttcaaatatactgTCGCAGGACATGGGGTATTTTGATTCGCCGTTGCATGCATGTGGTAAAATTTGCACTCGCCTTGCTAGCGATGTTCCAAACCTCAGATCG GCTATTGACTTCCGTCTGAGTACAGTAGTTTCCACACTGATCGCTATTGTTGCCGGAATTGTCCTTGCATTTATATATGGATGGCAAATGGCTTTCTTAGTG cCCATGAGCAGACCCCTTCACCTAAGGAgagtccggctcctccctaccGCACCTATG GTTTTGGACAATCGCTTCGAGTCCGAGTTTACAGTGGAAAGCATCGAAAGAACGCAAAGGATTTTGAAGACTCAGGAAAG TTTCGCCTCTGCTGTGGTCTATGTTCTAAATTGTTGCTCATATCGTCTTGGTCTTTATTTAGTTCTACATAGCATCATGCTTCCCATGAAAGTACTTCG TGTAATGTATGCAATCACTATTTCATCAACGACTCTTGGATTTGCTTCTTCGTATTTTCCCGAGTACATGAAAGCAACATTTGCCGGTGGTATTATTTTCAATATGTTGGATCAGAAGCCAAAAATTGATAATTTGTCAAATGAAGGGAAGAGAGAG AAGCTCAGTGGAGCTGTGACATTTAAGAATGTACGATTTTCTTATCCAGAACGCCCTCaactggaaattttgaag GGGCTTTCCTTCACTGCGAGACCTGGAGAAACCTTGGCACTTGTCGGTCCTTCTGGATGTGGTAAAAGTACTGTCGTGTCTCTTATAGAGAGGTTTTACGATATCAAGTCTGGAGAAGTA CTATTGGATTCCCATGACATTCGAACCTTGAATCCTTGTCATACTCGCTCCCAAATCGCTATAGTGTCACAAGAACCAATTCTTTTCGACTGCTCAATCGCAGACAACATTGCGTATGGACTGGAGC AAAGACCATCACAGCCGGAAATTGAAGAAGCAGCCAAAAAGGCTAATATTCACACCTTCATCAGTCAGTTACCTGAT GGCTATAACACCCCAGTAGGAGATAAAGGTACACAGTTGTCAGGcggacaaaaacaaagaattgcTATTGCCAGAGCGCTGGTACGAAGTCCAAAGATTCTTCTTCTGGATGAAGCGACGAGTGCATTAGATACCGAGAGTGAGAAG ATTGTACAAGAAGCCCTGGACCGAGCACGTGAAGGCCGCACATGTATCGTAATAGCACATCGGTTGAGCACAGTCGTTAATGCTGACCAGATTGCTGTCGTAAAAGGAGGAGTCATCGTTGAgcaag GATCTCACAACGAGCTAATGGCCAAACGAGGCTCGTACTTTGAACTGACACAGAAACAATTGGTGAAGGCTTCGAGCGACTAA
- a CDS encoding hypothetical protein (NECATOR_CHRIV.G14577.T2): MTKDEKKLEKNEEENKEKKVSIAQLFRYATYKELVLLFIGIGVSLVTGAGLPLMSILQGRVTQAFVNEQMYRTNTTPGPSFHYNDTDFNHDIMNAVYGYTGMALGMFLAANIQVSCFLIVCEQMSNRIRRKFVQAILRQDIPWFDKNNSGTLATKLFDNLERVKEGTGDKIGLMFQYTSQFLTGFVIAFTHSWKLTLVMLAVTPLQALCGFGIAKSMSTFTIAETIKYAKAGKIVEQAISSIRTVCALNGLHFEIGRYKTALLEARRAGILKNLFVGISFCLMGLVNFSSFALAFYVGITWAVDGELKLQDLMTTFFSVMMGSLALGQAGPQFAVLGVAQGAAASIYEVLDREPEIDSSSKSGRRDLKIKGNIEVKDVVFNYPSRPDVPVLKKLSLSVKAGETIALVGSSGCGKSTIVSLLLRYYDVIGGEIIIDGVPISQINIEYLRNQIAVVSQEPILFNCSIEENIRYGKFDLTHQELAAACRMANVEQFINTLPQGYQTIVGDRGTQLSGGQKQRVAIARALVRDPKILLLDEATSALDAESESVVQRALDKASVGRTTIIIAHRLSTIKNAHKIIAMKAGEVVEFGTHYELLANKGLYYDLVNAQRFTDAVDDVDAHVEVEDHVANMRRASLVSRELSVQAVNDMQIKMRAATIMTMDGQEQDETKEKKDDITRLKKEMKDEGVKKTNLLQIFTYAKPHWMPLVVGLTACTIGGLVYPTYSVIFMQVISSFSNTSTLLSTGHFWALMFLVLAFVQGTTMFSQTFFMGLGAENLTMDLRSKLFSNILSQDMGYFDSPLHACGKICTRLASDVPNLRSAIDFRLSTVVSTLIAIVAGIVLAFIYGWQMAFLVVGILPLLGFGQSLRVRVYSGKHRKNAKDFEDSGKVAMEAIEHVRTVQALTKEEAFHEKFCHHLDKPHRDALKESFIQGVAYGFASAVVYVLNCCSYRLGLYLVLHSIMLPMKVLRVMYAITISSTTLGFASSYFPEYMKATFAGGIIFNMLDQKPKIDNLSNEGKREKLSGAVTFKNVRFSYPERPQLEILKGLSFTARPGETLALVGPSGCGKSTVVSLIERFYDIKSGEVLLDSHDIRTLNPCHTRSQIAIVSQEPILFDCSIADNIAYGLEQRPSQPEIEEAAKKANIHTFISQLPDGYNTPVGDKGTQLSGGQKQRIAIARALVRSPKILLLDEATSALDTESEKIVQEALDRAREGRTCIVIAHRLSTVVNADQIAVVKGGVIVEQGSHNELMAKRGSYFELTQKQLVKASSD, from the exons ATGAC gaaagatgagaagaaaCTCGAAAAGAACGAGGAAGAGAACAAGGAGAAGAAAGTTTCAATTGCACAGTTG TTTCGCTACGCCACCTATAAAGAATTGGTTCTACTCTTTATTGGAATCGGAGTTTCGTTAGTGACAGGTGCTGGCCTGCCCTTGATGTCTATACTTCAAGGACGTGTGACACAAGCTTTTGTAAATGAACAAATGTACAGGACGAATACTACTCCAG GGCCAAGTTTCCACTACAACGACACTGACTTCAATCACGATATCATGAATGCCGTGTACGGCTACACGGGGATGGCTCTTGGAATGTTCTTAGCTGCTAATATTCAG GTTTCATGTTTCTTGATAGTTTGCGAGCAAATGAGCAATCGAATTCGTCGGAAGTTCGTTCAAGCGATTCTTCGACAGGACATCCCATGGTTTGATAAAAACAACAGTGGCACGTTAGCTACTAAACTGTTCGA CAATCTCGAACGAGTGAAAGAAGGAACTGGCGACAAGATCGGACTTATGTTCCAGTACACCAGTCAATTCCTAACTG gtTTCGTCATTGCTTTCACACACAGCTGGAAGCTAACACTGGTAATGCTGGCTGTTACACCACTCCAAGCGCTGTGTGGTTTCGGTATCGCTAAA TCAATGTCCACATTCACTATCGCGGAAACAATAAAGTACGCAAAAGCTGGGAAAATCGTGGAACAAGCGATCTCTTCAATTCGTACGGTATGCGCATTGAACGGATTGCACTTTGAGATTGGAAG GTATAAGACGGCTCTTCTTGAAGCTCGTCGTGCTGGTATTCTGAAGAATCTTTTCGTCGGCATATCTTTTTGCCTCATGGGCCTAGTgaacttttcatcttttgcttTGGCTTTTTACGTTGGAATAACATGGGCAGTGGATGGTGAGCTCAAACTACAGGACCTCATGACT ACGTTCTTTTCGGTGATGATGGGCTCACTCGCCTTGGGACAGGCTGGGCCTCAATTCGCAGTTCTGGGAGTTGCTCAAGGAGCCGCAGCCAGCATTTACGAAGTGCTTGACCGG GAACCGGAAATAGATTCATCAAGCAAGTCAGGCCGCCGCGATCTTAAAATCAAAGGCAACATCGAAGTCAAGGACGTTGTGTTTAACTATCCATCCCGACCAGATGTTCCA GTTCTGAAGAAACTGTCACTTAGTGTAAAGGCTGGTGAGACAATTGCACTAGTCGGATCGAGTGGTTGTGGAAAAAGTACGATCGTCAGCTTACTTCTGCGATACTATGATGTTATAGGAGGAGAG ATAATCATAGACGGCGTTCCAATTTCACAGATAAATATCGAATACCTCAGGAATCAGATTGCAGTTGTGTCACAAGAACCAATTCTCTTCAACTGTTCCATCGAGGAAAACATACGG TACGGGAAATTCGATCTTACTCACCAGGAACTTGCAGCTGCTTGCAGAATGGCAAATGTGGAACAGTTCATTAACACGCTTCCGCAA GGCTACCAAACAATCGTCGGCGATCGAGGTACGCAGTTGTCAGGAGGACAGAAGCAACGAGTCGCTATAGCAAGAGCGCTGGTGCGAGATCCTAAAATTCTGCTTTTGGATGAGGCTACCAGTGCACTTGATGCTGAGAGTGAATCAGTGGTACAGAGGGCTCTTGACAAG gCATCGGTTGGTCGTACAACGATTATAATTGCACATCGACTGTCGACAATAAAGAATGCTCACAAGATTATTGCTATGAAG GCAGGTGAGGTTGTGGAATTCGGTACACACTATGAGCTTTTAGCAAACAAAGGCCTCTACTACGATCTCGTCAACGCACAAAGGTTTACCGATGCTGTCGACGATGTCGACG CGCATGTTGAAGTTGAAGACCATGTTGCTAATATGCGACGAGCAAGTCTTGTTTCAAGGGAACTATCAGTTCAAGCAGTGAACGATATGCAG ATAAAAATGAGAGCCGCCACAATAATGACGATGGATGGGCAGGAACAGGACGAaacaaaggagaagaaagatgaTATTACTCGGCTCAAAAAAG aaatgaaaGATGAAGGTGTGAAAAAGACGAATCTGCTCCAAATTTTTACCTACGCAAAGCCTCATTGGATGCCCCTCGTTGTCGGACTTACAGCATGCACTATTGGAGGATTAGTTTATCCTACCTATTCTGTGATATTCATGCAAGTGATCTCG TCCTTCTCGAACACTTCGACACTGCTATCCACCGGTCACTTCTGGGCTCTCATGTTTCTGGTGTTGGCTTTTGTCCAGGGGACAACAATGTTTTCACAG ACATTTTTCATGGGACTTGGAGCGGAAAACCTCACCATGGACTTGCGATCGAAGctattttcaaatatactgTCGCAGGACATGGGGTATTTTGATTCGCCGTTGCATGCATGTGGTAAAATTTGCACTCGCCTTGCTAGCGATGTTCCAAACCTCAGATCG GCTATTGACTTCCGTCTGAGTACAGTAGTTTCCACACTGATCGCTATTGTTGCCGGAATTGTCCTTGCATTTATATATGGATGGCAAATGGCTTTCTTAGTGGTAGGAATCCTACCATTGTTGG GTTTTGGACAATCGCTTCGAGTCCGAGTTTACAGTGGAAAGCATCGAAAGAACGCAAAGGATTTTGAAGACTCAGGAAAG GTTGCTATGGAAGCTATAGAACATGTACGAACTGTGCAAGCCCTCACTAAAGAAGAGGCGTTCCATGAGAAATTTTGTCATCACTTGGATAAACCTCACAGGGATGCATTGAAAGAGTCCTTCATTCAGGGAGTCGCCTATGG TTTCGCCTCTGCTGTGGTCTATGTTCTAAATTGTTGCTCATATCGTCTTGGTCTTTATTTAGTTCTACATAGCATCATGCTTCCCATGAAAGTACTTCG TGTAATGTATGCAATCACTATTTCATCAACGACTCTTGGATTTGCTTCTTCGTATTTTCCCGAGTACATGAAAGCAACATTTGCCGGTGGTATTATTTTCAATATGTTGGATCAGAAGCCAAAAATTGATAATTTGTCAAATGAAGGGAAGAGAGAG AAGCTCAGTGGAGCTGTGACATTTAAGAATGTACGATTTTCTTATCCAGAACGCCCTCaactggaaattttgaag GGGCTTTCCTTCACTGCGAGACCTGGAGAAACCTTGGCACTTGTCGGTCCTTCTGGATGTGGTAAAAGTACTGTCGTGTCTCTTATAGAGAGGTTTTACGATATCAAGTCTGGAGAAGTA CTATTGGATTCCCATGACATTCGAACCTTGAATCCTTGTCATACTCGCTCCCAAATCGCTATAGTGTCACAAGAACCAATTCTTTTCGACTGCTCAATCGCAGACAACATTGCGTATGGACTGGAGC AAAGACCATCACAGCCGGAAATTGAAGAAGCAGCCAAAAAGGCTAATATTCACACCTTCATCAGTCAGTTACCTGAT GGCTATAACACCCCAGTAGGAGATAAAGGTACACAGTTGTCAGGcggacaaaaacaaagaattgcTATTGCCAGAGCGCTGGTACGAAGTCCAAAGATTCTTCTTCTGGATGAAGCGACGAGTGCATTAGATACCGAGAGTGAGAAG ATTGTACAAGAAGCCCTGGACCGAGCACGTGAAGGCCGCACATGTATCGTAATAGCACATCGGTTGAGCACAGTCGTTAATGCTGACCAGATTGCTGTCGTAAAAGGAGGAGTCATCGTTGAgcaag GATCTCACAACGAGCTAATGGCCAAACGAGGCTCGTACTTTGAACTGACACAGAAACAATTGGTGAAGGCTTCGAGCGACTAA